Part of the Intestinibacillus sp. Marseille-P6563 genome is shown below.
TCGAACCACCGACACGGGGATTTTCAGTCCCCTGCTCTACCGACTGAGCTACAGAGGCGAATGAAAGTGGCGACCCGGAAGGGACTTGAACCCTCGACCTCTGGCGTGACAGGCCAGCGCTCTAACCGACTGAGCTACCGGGCCACTTGCAAAGCGCTTAATAAATATACCCAATAATCCGCCATTTGTCAACAGGTTTTTCAAAAAAATTTGAAAGAAATTTTACCGCGTCTTTGCAGACCATGGCGGCAGGGTTCGCTTGACCGTCCGCCCCGCGTCATGCTATGCTGAAACCAATCACAATCCCAGCACAAAAGGAGGGATCCCCATGCGCATTTTCATCGGGCGCGGCGGGAGCGGCAAAACCACCGCCATCCTGCGCGAAATCGCGCAAAAAGCCGAACAAGGCGAAGGTCGGCAGATCTTGCTTGTCCCGGAACTGTTTTCCCACGCCTACGAGCGGCGGCTGGCACAGGCAACCAATAACCACGGCGGCCGCACGGCCGAGGTTATCACCTTTTCCCGCCTGACCGGGCGGGTATTTGCCGAGATGGGGGGCCTAGCCGATGTGGCCCTCACCCCGGCCGGCCGGCTGCTGACCCTGACCGAAGCCGCCCGCCGGGTGGACGCCGGCCTGTCCACCTATCGCGGTCTGGCTGACAAACCCGAATTGGTCAAAGAGATGCTCACCATCATCGACGAGTGCAAGACCTGCCGCGTGCGGCCCGAGGACACCTTCCGCGCCGCGGGCGAGCTGCGCGAGGAAGCCCCCGCGCTCGCCGAAAAGTTAAGCGACCTGTCCCAGCTATTTACGGCCTATGAAGCGCTGTGCGACAATACCCTGCCCGACCCGCGCGACGCGCTCACCCGCATGGCAGAACTGCTGCCCCAAAGCACCGTTCTGCGCGGCGCCGAGGTCTATGTGGACGGTTTCGCGTCCTTTACCCCCCAGGAAGTCGCGGTGCTCGACGCCCTGCTGCATCTGGGCCTGTCGCTGACCGCGGCGGTCACCGTCGACCCAAAGGAGCCCGACCTGTTTGTATCCGCCGATAAGACCGTGCGCCTGCTGCGGCGCATGGCGTCCCGTGTCGGCAAACCGGCGGATGTGACCGATTTTGGCGAATGCAAGCTCGAAAAACCGCACGATTTGGCGGTTTTGGAGCGCGAAGGCCTGCTGCCGACCTCGACGCCTACCCCTTCGGACGGGCACAGCGTCCGCCTGTTTTATGCGTCCAACCCCTTCGAGGAGTGCGAACACGCGGCGGCTTACATCCGTCGCACCGTCCAGCAGACCGGGGCGCGCTGGCGCGACTTTGCCGTTATTTCCCGGGACGGGGACCGCTACACCGCGGCCCTGCAAATGGCCATGGCGCGATATGATGTGCCCATCTTCCAGAGCGCCAAGGCCGACCTGCTCACCCGCCCACCGCTGCGGCTGGTGACCGGCGCACTCGCGGTCGTGACCGGTGGCTGGCGGTATGAGGATGTGTTCGGGTGTCTGAAAACCGGGCTGTGCAATCTGGAGCCAGATGAGATCGACCGGCTGGAAAACTACGTGCTCGCCTGGCGGGTGCGCGGCGCGTCGGCCTGGCGCACCGACTTCACCGGTCACCCGGACGGCTACGGCTACCAGATGGACGAAGCGGCCCAGCAGGAGTTGGACGAACTCAACGCGCTGCGTGCACGTGCGGCAGCACCCTTTGCCGCGCTGGCCGACGGCCTGCGGGAAGTCGGACTGGCGCGCGAATTTTTGCAGGCGCTCTATGATTTTCTGACCGCTCAGGGCACGCCTGACCGCATGGCCGACCGCGCAGCCGGGTATGAGCAGGCGGGCGAACTGCAGCTGGCCGACGAATACCGCCAGCTGTGGGAAATTCTCGTCACCGCCATGGAGGAAATGGCCTGGGTGTGCGGCGATAGCCCCATGGATTTGGAGCGGTTCGCCGCCCTGTTCCCGCTGGTGCTGGGTGAGTACGACGTGGGTTCCATCCCGGTGTCGCTCGACCGCGTGACCTGCGGCGCCATCGACCGCGTATGCGGCGGGGGACGGTTCAAGCACGTGATTTTGCTCGGTGTCAACGACGGCTTGCTGCCCAAGGCGCCCGCGAGCGCGGGCATTTTGAGCGACAACGACCGCTTAGCGCTCGATAATCTGGGCCTGAGCCTGTCGGCGTCGGGCGCTGAGCGCATGCTCATGGAGCAGGAGACCATCTACAAAGCCCTGGCCTGCCCGACCGAAAGCCTGCTGCTGTCCTGCCATCTGGCCGGGGCGGACGGCAAGGAGATGCGACCGTCCTATCTGCTGGGGGCGTTTCGGTTAAAACTGCCCGGCCTGCCGGTGGAGACCGGCGCCGGGGCAGCGGATGCCGACCGCCTGTGCGCCGACCGTCCGGCGGTCGAACTGGCCTGCGCGGCCCTGTCCGAGGGCGCACGCACCTCGGCCCAGCAGGCGGCGCTTGATTATTTTGCGGAGGATGAGCGCGTGCACCGCGCCAAAAATGCACGCATTAGCCGCGGGCCGGTGGCTGACCGCAAAACGGTCGAGGGGCTGTACGGCAAAATCCCCGGCCTGACCGCGTCGCGGGTCGATTTGTTCTATTCCTGCCGGTTCGCCTTCTTTATGCGCCACGGCCTGCGCGCCAAGCCCCGCCGCCGCGCAGCCTTCGCCGCGCCCGAAACCGGCACCTTCATCCATTATGTCCTGGAAAATACTTTGGCCGATCTGGATAAGACCCCGGACGGCGCGCGCGGCGCAGACGCCGATACCGTCCGCCGCACGATGAAGAAATGGGTGCAGACCTATGTGGAGACCTACCTCGGCAGTCTGGACAAGCAGACCGCGCGGTTCCGGTATCTGTTCCGGCGGCTGGTCAAGATGATGGGCGGCATTTTGGAAAACGTGCTGGACGAAATGCGAAACTCGGACTTTTCGCCCATTGACTATGAATTGAAATTCGGTTTTGACGGCGACCTGCCGCCCGTGCGCTGCGCGGAAGGGGAGGACGCGGTCTACCTGAGCGGCACGGCCGACCGCGTGGACGGCTATGTTAGGGGCGGACGGCTGTATGTGCGCGTGATGGACTACAAAAGCGGCTACAAGTCGTTTTCGCTCTCGGACGTCTGGAATGGCCTCAATTTGCAGCTCATCATTTATCTCTTTGCCATCGAGCGGGAGGGGCTGGAACGCTACCGCCACAAGCTGGCCGCCGACCTGGACGGCATCGAGGCCGCGGGCGTGCTGTACATCCCGGCGCGCGACGAGGTGATGGACTTGGACGCCGACGAGCCGGACGAGGACAAGCTGCGCGCCCTGAAGGACAAGGCGTTGCGCCGCAGCGGGCTGGTCAGCGACGATTTAACGCTCTTGGAAGCCATGGAGCACGGCCTTGCCGACGAGAGCCGGTTCCTGCCGGTCAAGCTCAAAGTGGCCAAGCCCACCAAAAAGAATCCCGACCCGGCGCCGACGCTGTCGGCCACGTCGGCCGTGGCCGATCTGGCCCGGTTTGGCCGTCTGGCGCGGTTTGCGCAGGGCAAGCTGATCGAGATGGGCCGCGAACTCAAGGCGGGCAGCATCGACGCCGCGCCCTGCCGCCATGGGCAGGCGCTGCAATGCGACTGGTGCGAATTCCGCGCCGCCTGCCGGTTTGACGAAACACTGGGCGACCGGGTGCGCGCGCTCGCCCATTTAAAGGACAGCGAATTTTGGGAAAAACTCGAGGAAGGAGGGGAGGACCATGCCGAAGTGGACGGATGAACAATGGGCGGCCATTAAAGAAGACCGCGGCGCGCTGCTGGTGTCGGCGGCGGCCGGTTCGGGCAAGACGGCGGTGCTCGTCGAGCGGGTGCTGCGCCGCTTGACCGATGAAGCAAACCCGGCTGACATCGACCGTCTGCTGCTCGTAACTTACACCAGCGCGGCAGCCGCCGAAATGCGCGGCAAGATCGCGGATGCCATTACCAAACGCCTGAGCGAGCGGCCGGACGATGCCCGGCTGCGCCGCCAGCTGCTGCTCGTCCACCGGGCGCAGATCACGACCGTCCATGCCTTCTGCTTGCAGCTGGTGCGCGAACAGTTCGCTACCCTCGGCCTGCCACCCGATTTCCGCATTGCGGACGAGGGCGAACGGGCGGAAATGCAGGAGGAGTGCATGGAAACCGTCCTCGAAGCCGGGTACGACAGCGAGGACGAGGGCTTTTTAGCCCTGAGCGACCTGCTTTCGGCCGGACGGGACGACAAGCGGCTGAGCCAGGTCGTGCTCGAGGTGTTTGAGAAAATCCAGAGCCATGCCGACCCGGACGCCTTTTTGAGCGAGGTCGAGTCCATGTTCCAGGGCAACAGCGAAAAGCACCGCGCCGCCCTGTTGGACGAAGCCCGTAGCGCGGCCGAATACGGTCTGGACTGCCTGAAGCTGGCGCTCGGCGAACTGGAAACCGACGGCGACCTGAATGCCGCCTACGGCCCGGCCTTTCTGGCCGACGAAGCCCATGCCCGTGCCTTACTGGACGCCCTGGGCAAAGGCTGGGATGCGGCGGTCGCGGCCGCGCAGTCCATCACCCACGACCGCCTGGGCGCCGTCCGCGGGTACGAGGACAAAGCCTTTCAGGAGTACATCAAGGGCCTGCGCGACGAGTGGAAGGACGCCTGCGCCCGTATTCAAACCAGCCTGCTGGCCGTGGACGGAGGGGCCGAACAGGCCCACCGGGCGTTGGTCGCGCCCGCCATGGGCGCGTTGGTCGCCACCGTGTGCGCCTTTGGACGCGCGTTCGCCGACGAAAAACTGCGGCGGGGCGTGGCCGACTTCGGGGATTTGGAGCATTTCGCCGTGCGGCTGCTGCTCGAAAACGGCCAGCCGACCGCGCTGGCGCGGTCGGTCACGGCCGGGTTTGACGAAATCCTGGTCGATGAATACCAGGACACCAACGCCGTGCAGGAAGCCATCTTCAGTGCGGTCAGCCGCGAGGGGCGCAACCTATTCTTTGTCGGCGACGTCAAGCAGAGCATTTATGGTTTCCGCCTGGCCAACCCTTATATCTTTCTGGAAAAATACCGCGCTTGGCCGGACGCGGACGGGGCAGAGGACGGCGCGCCGCGCAAGCTGAACCTGACGCGCAACTTCCGTTCGCGGGCGGCGGTGCTGGACGCGACCAATTATATCTTCCGCCGCGTCATGTGTGAGGAGGTCGGCGACCTGGCTTACACCGACCGCGAAGCCCTCTATGTCGGCGCGGACTACCCGAATCCGGGAGACAGCCGCTACAAGACCGAGGTGCTGCTGCTCGACACCGCGGACGGCGAGGAGGACAAGACCGTCCTGGAAGCCGAACTGGTCGCGGGGCGCATCCGGCAGCTGCTGCGTGATGGCTTGCCGGTCTATGACCGTGGACAGGACGCCACGCGCCCGGTGTCGCCGGGGGATATCGTGATTTTGCTGCGTTCGATCAGCCGCAAGGCGGCCATTTACCGGCAGGCACTCGAAAAAATCGGCCTCAGTGCCGAAACCGACGAGTCGAGCGGCTTGCTCGCGACCAGCGAGGTTGCGGCCATGGTGTCTTTCCTGCATGTCATCGACAACCCGCGGCAGGATGTCGAACTCATCGGCCTGCTGCGCTCGCCGCTCATCGGTTTTACCGAGCAGGAGCTGGCCGAAGTGCGGCTCACAGACAAAAAAGCCGCCTTCTTTGACGCCCTGCATCTGGCCGCCGAAGCGGGGAACGAAAAAGCTGCCCTGTTTTTGCAGCAGCTGGACACCCTGCGCCGTCTGGCGACCGATTTGCCGGTGTCATCGCTGGTGCAGCGATTGTATGACCAGTACGGTGCACTCGGCGTCTATGGTGCGCTGCCGAACGGCAAGCAGCGCCAGCGCAACCTGCTCGCCTTTTTCGAGCGGGCGCGCGCCTTTGAGGAAAACGGCAGCCGAGGTCTGTTCCGATTCACCGCCTTGCTGCGCGGCATGGCCGAGCGTGGCGAGGACTGGCAGACCGTCCGCGCGGGCGGCAGTGGCGGCGCGGTGCGCATGATGTCCATTCATAAGTCTAAGGGACTGGAATTTCCGATCGTCATCCTGGCCGACTGCGCCAAGTCGTTCAACGAGCAGGACTTGCGCGCGCCGGTTTTGGTGCATCCCGAACTGGGGCTGGGGCCCAAGTGCCGCGACCTGGCACGCGGGGTGCAGTATCCGACCCTGTGGCGGCAGGCGGTGGCCGTGCGCGCCCGGCGGGAAGCGGTCAGCGAGGAATTGCGCGTGTTATATGTTGCCCTGACCCGTGCCGAGGAAAAGCTGATTATCACCGCCGCCGGGGCGCGGCTTAACAAAGACCTGCAAAAATGGGCGACCCTGGCGCGGATGGACCGGCTGCCGCCCTATGCGCTCTCGCGCATGCGCTCCACGCTGCCGTGGCTGCTGCTGCCGCTGCTGCGCCATCCGGCTGGGGATGCGCTCCGGCAGATGGCCGGATTTGACGGCCTGCCCGACCTGGATGCACCCGATGTGTTTGACATCCGGGTGGTCACGCCCGAAGCACTCGAAGCTGGGCGGGCCCAAGCGGATGCCGACCAAACCGAAGAGGAACGGCCGGTTGTCAATACCCGGCTGGATTATGTACATCCTTATTTGCAGGACATCCCGGCCAAGCTGACCGCCACCGGGGTGGGGCAAAGCTACAAGGCCGCCGAAGCGGCCGAGGATACCCCACTGCCGCGTCCCGAGGTTACGCTGCGGCAGCCGCGCTTTGCGCAGGAGAAACGCGGCTTGACCCCGGCCGAGCGGGGCACAGCCCATCATCTGTTTATGCAGTTTTGCGATTTTGACACCTGCGCTATGCCGGGCGGAGCTGAACAAGAACTTCCCCGCCTGCGGGACAAACATATCCTGTCGCCCGAGCAGGCCGACGCCGTGGATGTGCGCCGGATTGAAGCATTCTTTGCTTCCGATCTGTACCGGCAGGCGTTCGCCGCGGCCCGGGTGCGGCGGGAGTTTAAGTTCTCGGTGGTTGCGCCCGCGGCATCCTATTATCCGGTGGCCGAGGACGCGCCAGAGGAAACCGTGTTGCTGCAAGGCGTCATCGACTGTTTGCTGGAAACCGAGGCGGGATTCGTGGTCGTAGACTTTAAAACCGACCGCGTGCGCGCGCAGGACGCCGCCGATCGCGCCGAGCGGTATCGTCCCCAGCTGGACGCCTATGGGCGTGCCGTGCAGGCGATCTTCGGTAAGCCGGTCACCGGCCGGGTATTATATTTCCTGACCGCGGGGCAAGCGGTTTGGCTTTGATCGAAGAGAAGCGCGGATTTTCCGCGCTTCTTTTATATCCAAGAATAAAAATCGAAAAATATGAAAAAATAGTTGACAAGGCACCAAAATGGGCGTATACTAATCAAGCTGCTTTTCGGAAGCGGCGACCGCAAAAAGAAAACTTCGGAAACAATGAAAAAAGTTGTTGACAAAGGGTTCGAAATGCGGTATACTAAATAAGCTGTCCGAAAGGATAGCGAACCGGCTCGAAAAGTTCCGAAAGAACTCCATAAACTGCATTCGAAGTTGAAAAACTTCGAAAAAAGTTAAAAAAGTTCTTGACAGAGCGAAATGAGTCTGGTATAATAAATAAGCTTTCACTCGAAAGAGTGAAGCGAAATTGCACCTTGCAAATTAAACAACGAAATGCTTACTTTAAATAGTATGTGACGAACCTGAAAATTCGCTTGAGTTTTTACTCTGGTAGAATCCAAACAGAAGTCGGAACTCTGTTTTAAAAATCAAACCGACACGTCAGACTCTAAAGTCGATTAGATGAGCTTTTAGCTCTTTTAATAACATTTTTAGAGAGTTTGATCCTGGCTCAGGATGAACGCTGGCGGCGTGCCTAACACATGCAAGTCGAACGGAGTTATTTTGGAAATCTCTTCGGAGATGGAATTCTTAACTTAGTGGCGGACGGGTGAGTAACGCGTGAGCAATCTGCCTCGGAGTGGGGGATAACAGTCGGAAACGACTGCTAATACCGCATAATGCATCGGGATCGCATGGTTTTGATGCCAAAGGCTTGTCTGCTCTGAGATGAGCTCGCGTCTGATTAGCTAGTTGGCGGGGTAACGGCCCACCAAGGCGACGATCAGTAGCCGGACTGAGAGGTTGAACGGCCACATTGGGACTGAGACACGGCCCAGACTCCTACGGGAGGCAGCAGTGGGGAATATTGCGCAATGGGGGCAACCCTGACGCAGCAACGCCGCGTGATTGAAGAAGGCCTTCGGGTTGTAAAGATCTTTAATCAGGGACGAAATTTGACG
Proteins encoded:
- the addA gene encoding helicase-exonuclease AddAB subunit AddA, with translation MPKWTDEQWAAIKEDRGALLVSAAAGSGKTAVLVERVLRRLTDEANPADIDRLLLVTYTSAAAAEMRGKIADAITKRLSERPDDARLRRQLLLVHRAQITTVHAFCLQLVREQFATLGLPPDFRIADEGERAEMQEECMETVLEAGYDSEDEGFLALSDLLSAGRDDKRLSQVVLEVFEKIQSHADPDAFLSEVESMFQGNSEKHRAALLDEARSAAEYGLDCLKLALGELETDGDLNAAYGPAFLADEAHARALLDALGKGWDAAVAAAQSITHDRLGAVRGYEDKAFQEYIKGLRDEWKDACARIQTSLLAVDGGAEQAHRALVAPAMGALVATVCAFGRAFADEKLRRGVADFGDLEHFAVRLLLENGQPTALARSVTAGFDEILVDEYQDTNAVQEAIFSAVSREGRNLFFVGDVKQSIYGFRLANPYIFLEKYRAWPDADGAEDGAPRKLNLTRNFRSRAAVLDATNYIFRRVMCEEVGDLAYTDREALYVGADYPNPGDSRYKTEVLLLDTADGEEDKTVLEAELVAGRIRQLLRDGLPVYDRGQDATRPVSPGDIVILLRSISRKAAIYRQALEKIGLSAETDESSGLLATSEVAAMVSFLHVIDNPRQDVELIGLLRSPLIGFTEQELAEVRLTDKKAAFFDALHLAAEAGNEKAALFLQQLDTLRRLATDLPVSSLVQRLYDQYGALGVYGALPNGKQRQRNLLAFFERARAFEENGSRGLFRFTALLRGMAERGEDWQTVRAGGSGGAVRMMSIHKSKGLEFPIVILADCAKSFNEQDLRAPVLVHPELGLGPKCRDLARGVQYPTLWRQAVAVRARREAVSEELRVLYVALTRAEEKLIITAAGARLNKDLQKWATLARMDRLPPYALSRMRSTLPWLLLPLLRHPAGDALRQMAGFDGLPDLDAPDVFDIRVVTPEALEAGRAQADADQTEEERPVVNTRLDYVHPYLQDIPAKLTATGVGQSYKAAEAAEDTPLPRPEVTLRQPRFAQEKRGLTPAERGTAHHLFMQFCDFDTCAMPGGAEQELPRLRDKHILSPEQADAVDVRRIEAFFASDLYRQAFAAARVRREFKFSVVAPAASYYPVAEDAPEETVLLQGVIDCLLETEAGFVVVDFKTDRVRAQDAADRAERYRPQLDAYGRAVQAIFGKPVTGRVLYFLTAGQAVWL
- a CDS encoding PD-(D/E)XK nuclease family protein; this encodes MRIFIGRGGSGKTTAILREIAQKAEQGEGRQILLVPELFSHAYERRLAQATNNHGGRTAEVITFSRLTGRVFAEMGGLADVALTPAGRLLTLTEAARRVDAGLSTYRGLADKPELVKEMLTIIDECKTCRVRPEDTFRAAGELREEAPALAEKLSDLSQLFTAYEALCDNTLPDPRDALTRMAELLPQSTVLRGAEVYVDGFASFTPQEVAVLDALLHLGLSLTAAVTVDPKEPDLFVSADKTVRLLRRMASRVGKPADVTDFGECKLEKPHDLAVLEREGLLPTSTPTPSDGHSVRLFYASNPFEECEHAAAYIRRTVQQTGARWRDFAVISRDGDRYTAALQMAMARYDVPIFQSAKADLLTRPPLRLVTGALAVVTGGWRYEDVFGCLKTGLCNLEPDEIDRLENYVLAWRVRGASAWRTDFTGHPDGYGYQMDEAAQQELDELNALRARAAAPFAALADGLREVGLAREFLQALYDFLTAQGTPDRMADRAAGYEQAGELQLADEYRQLWEILVTAMEEMAWVCGDSPMDLERFAALFPLVLGEYDVGSIPVSLDRVTCGAIDRVCGGGRFKHVILLGVNDGLLPKAPASAGILSDNDRLALDNLGLSLSASGAERMLMEQETIYKALACPTESLLLSCHLAGADGKEMRPSYLLGAFRLKLPGLPVETGAGAADADRLCADRPAVELACAALSEGARTSAQQAALDYFAEDERVHRAKNARISRGPVADRKTVEGLYGKIPGLTASRVDLFYSCRFAFFMRHGLRAKPRRRAAFAAPETGTFIHYVLENTLADLDKTPDGARGADADTVRRTMKKWVQTYVETYLGSLDKQTARFRYLFRRLVKMMGGILENVLDEMRNSDFSPIDYELKFGFDGDLPPVRCAEGEDAVYLSGTADRVDGYVRGGRLYVRVMDYKSGYKSFSLSDVWNGLNLQLIIYLFAIEREGLERYRHKLAADLDGIEAAGVLYIPARDEVMDLDADEPDEDKLRALKDKALRRSGLVSDDLTLLEAMEHGLADESRFLPVKLKVAKPTKKNPDPAPTLSATSAVADLARFGRLARFAQGKLIEMGRELKAGSIDAAPCRHGQALQCDWCEFRAACRFDETLGDRVRALAHLKDSEFWEKLEEGGEDHAEVDG